A genomic region of Metopolophium dirhodum isolate CAU chromosome 1, ASM1992520v1, whole genome shotgun sequence contains the following coding sequences:
- the LOC132934366 gene encoding uncharacterized protein LOC132934366 produces the protein MSLSKMLKLELEKDLLHKHKNKNCKDNLLQLDTDQIHKQLLWIEHNFKVCPQLKLIHLIYLTIKNSATENVTCYDIERKIRYWFPYYCKRKYIKTIYETLSCMQNNCQKYFYRNSSLFMVGQDYNTSWTINSIYISTLEESLMKVIKNYEDEIKSEMAHPDQLSMILNGYGVHYLGST, from the exons ATGTCTCtttctaaaatgttaaaattagaaCTTGAAAAAGACTTACTACATAAG CATAAAAATAAGAACTGCAAAGATAATTTGTTACAACTTGATACGGACCAAatacataaacaattattatggaTAGAACATAATTTTAAG gtGTGTCCACAATTAAAATTgattcatttaatatatttaactataaaaaattctGCTACAGAGAATGTAACTTGTTATGATATAGAACGTAAAatcag atattggTTTCCCTATtattgtaaaagaaaatatattaaaaccattTATGAAACATTAAGTTGTATGCAAAATAactgtcaaaaatatttttatcgtaattCATCTCTATTTATGGTTGGCCAAGATTATAATACATCCTGGACTATTAATAGTATCTATATAAGTACTTTGGAAGAAAGTTTGAtgaaagttattaaaaattatgaggaTGAAATCAAATCAGAAATGGCACATCCTG ATCAATTATCAATGATACTAAATGGATATGGTGTACATTACTTGGGAAGTACCTAG